The window TTTGCAGCGGCGGCATTTGCGATCTCACATATGTCGCTGTCATATAAAAGACGAGGATGAAAATTATGTTGGAACAGGAACTGCTCAAAGCCATTGTGGATATTTGCGATATCCAGGAAATAACAGACGACTTCCCTGTGGATGATCCCCTCATCGGGCCGGACTCCTGCCTGGGGCTGGATTCCCTGGATGCCATTGAAATTGTGGTCATGGTCCAGGACGTCTATGGTATACGGCTCCAGGGCAAGGACCAGGCCCGGGAAATTTTGTCAACCCTGAAGACCCTTGCTGATTTTATCCGGTCCAAGCAGGAAGAGGGTGTTGCCTGAAAATAATGGGAGTCAGGGTAAATTAAATGTCCAATTTACCCTGACTCCCATTATTTTTTGATTATGGTTGTACCCGCTACACCACGGTGAGCAGCATAAAGCAGTGGGAAAAACGACCGCTTTCGGGAATAAAACAGAGCAGCTTCTCTCCTTTTTTCAGCCTGCCGGATTTAAACAGCTCTTCCATGATCACGTAAATGGATGCCGAACCGATGTTTCCGGTGTAGGGCAGGTTGGTGAACCATTTTTCGTAGGGGATTTTAAAACCGACTTCTTCCATGACCTGGTAGAATTTATCCCTGAAAAAATGGGAGGAGTAATGGGGCAGGTACCAGTCAATGTCTTCGGGTTTTATTTGCCGCTTCTCTGCTGTCTGACGAAGGGTTCTGCCCATGGTTTTGACAATGTTGGCGCCCAACAGCCGGGTATCCTGCTTTACAGCCAGAAGGTTTTCAGCGGCGGCGGCCGCACAGGAGTCTGCTTGGCGCCAGCCGAAAATGGAGCCGTCCTGGTTCTGTTTGCCGCCGGCATACATGCAGGTGGGCAGTTCGCCGGCATAGGAGAGCATATCAATCCACTCAATCCTTAATGAAATGCCGTTTTCATTGGGTTTGTTGGAGATAAATGCGGCACCGGCTCCGTCCGAGAGCATCCAGCGAAGAAAATCCGCGTTAAATGCCAGTATGGGCTGGTCAGCGATGTTGGCCCGGGGATCCACCTCCAGGGCAAAGAAATTGGCTCTCATGAAAGAGGAGGCAAGTTCCGACCCCGTACACACGGCGTTTTCCGATGCGTTGCTTGCCACAGCCATCTGGGCGTATTTCAATGCATTCATTCCGGAAAGGCAGATGCCGGCCATGGAAGCCACCTCACAGGGAGGTACTTTAAGCTCTCCTGCCACCATCATGCCGTGCCCGGGCATGATGACATCTGGACTTGTGGTGCCGCAGCACAGCATCTGGATGTCGTCAATCTTAAAACCGTCATAGGGCTTAAGGCCTTTTACGGCCCGGGCACAAAGCTGGGCATTGGTATGGGTGAATGTGCCGGTTAAAGGGTCAATGGCATAATACCGTTGTTCTATTTTATTATTGGCCAGCATTTTTGCTTTGGTCAGGGAGGGGATATCATTGATCCTGCCCAGTACATCTTCAATTTCACTGTTGGACACAGGTGCGTTGGGTAAAAAGATTGATAAATCATTGATATATGCAGATTGGGTCATTTGATTTTTTCCTGTATCATCGGGTCTTATCACTATATTCATAGAAATGTTTATATAACTTTCTGGAAAAGATCAAAATAAAGGGTCAAAAAAACTCTTCTTTTTCCAGCATCAGTTCCATAAAGGCAAGTGATCATAAAGTTCATCCATTGCTTTGAGTGGAAAAGAATATCAGTGATAACATGATAAAACGCAAGGAAAAAATCAGTTTGGTATTACAAAAATAGTCCTTTAACGGCTGTTTTTTCTTTCACCGGTGTACTATTTAAAAATACACGGCGTGCAGGCTATTCCTTTTGATTCCAGAGCATTTGGGCCTGGGGCGCAAAGCCTTTTTTCTGGGCCAGGTCCTCCAGTCCCATCATACCCATGGCCGCAACATCCATGTTTACCGAATCCGTTTGCCTGGTCAGGTCTATGGTCAAAAGATAACTGTTGCATACCTGACAGGCGTCAACCCGTTCTGTGTCCCTGGCAGGGCTGTTCTGGTCGACAATGGATTCAATAGTGCGCTGGTTGTTATTTTCGCACCGGGGGCAGGTGTGGGCCCTGAAATGCCATTCATGGGCGCACACGGAACACTGCAGCCAGGTCTGCTCCCCGTCATCCATAAGCCCTGCAACAGCCGGGAATGATCCGCACATGGGGCAGTGCCCGTGGGGCCACGGGTGCTCCTTCAACAGCGGGGCAAAGGCCCGGGCCTGAAGCTGTTTGAATGGTTCGGCAATCTGGGCCAGGGCAAACCTGAAGATGTCCGGACTGGTGACTGACTGTAGGGCCAATGCCGACAGGTTCCCGGAGTAGTTTGTCACAAACGCCTGGACGCAGTCGTCGGCATCAAGGCTGTCGTCCTCAATGTTGCGATGAATGGCTTCAATGTCCGACCCGATGTCCGGAAATGCCTCTGCAAGGGGCGGCAGAATCATGTGGGCGGCCTGTTTAAACTCCCGGCAGAAGTCCATGAGACCTGTGATGGCAAACAAATGCACCCCTTTGGAGAACCGGACCCATTCAGATTCGGGAATATCTGGTATGTTTACCTGGTTTTCGGACAGACATGCCGTTACTTCAGCCTTTGCCACCAGCACCGGACCAAATGCCTGGGCCAGTGAAGATAGCGATGGCTTGTTCATCGCCAGGGAATCAAGGGCCGTTTGAATACCCTGGGGCGTTTTTTCATGGCAGATACGTTCATTTTGATTCATGGTGTTTGACCTCCTTTACTCATGGTTTGGGAGAATTTCGCATGTTCCCGGATTTTCGCCTGGGGCATTATATTGCAGGAGTTATTATATGCCAACCTAAATTGCGTATATTCACATTTCCGGGGTTCTGTCATGGGACTGCTGTTTATGATAATTCAAATTGAATACCCCAATAGATCTCAGACAACGGCAATTCACAATTAATGGATTTTATTTTCAATATCTGGTCCGCACCCTTGTATGAACAATATTCCCACTTACCGTATTCACGGCGTATGTACTGTTCAACATGGTATTCATCCTGGGAAACAAGGAGATACTCCTGAAGCGTTGAGATTGTGCGGTAATAGGCAAATTTTTTCCCTCTATCAAAGGCTTCAGTTGACTCTGAAAGAATTTCCATGATGACCACAGGGTTTGTCAGGGTGTCAAAGGCGTTATCCTCAAATTTTGCATCGCCGCAGGAAATTGCGATGTCGGGGTAAACATAGCCAGTCTCGATTTTCACCCGCATATCATTGGGAAGAACTTCACAAGAAGAGTTCTCTTCTTTAAACTTGTTTCTCAATTCTCCTGTGAGGTTAACATTGATACGGATATGGTTTATTTTAGCCCCGACCATGGCGAAAATTTCACCATTGAAAAATTCATGTCTGATATCAAGGGAACTTCGTTCCATCTCCAAATATTGCGCCGGTGTCATCTTATTTTCTTCTTTGGGTTGCACGGTCATTGTTTTTCTCCTGTTTTGGCTTTTCAGTTACCCAGGTGACCATCCTGGGCTATTATACCAACCCGGTTTTTTTTGGGTATCTTAAATATTTAGTGTTTGGACAAAAGTTTGCCAGATTAATCAAAGATGTCCTGGATGTGGGATGCTTGCTGCCCTGGCACCGGGCTTTCGCATCTTGTGAACAAATAAAAAAAAATGTAATATCTGTCGCACAGTTTAAATGACAAGGCGGCACCGGATTATACTCTATGAAATGTTCAACTCAAAAGAGCAGAAAGACGATTGTGATAGGCATGGGTTGTGTTACGGCCGCAGGGCTGACACTTGAGCAGAATCTGGAACATCTGTTTTCCAAAGATCAGAATATCTGTCTTCCTTCACGGTTTTCCACCGACCACAACCCGCCGTACCCTGTTTTTGAGGTCAGACCTCTTGACTCCAATTCCATTTATACCCCTGAACAGCAGGGCATGATATCGGGCCTGTCTCTCACCTGCAGGTTTATGATTGAGGCGGCCGCCATGGCCATTGTCCAGGCCGGGTTGTTGCCCGATTGGTTTGAAAGCAAGCGCGTGGGGGTCTGCGTGGGAACTTCGGTGGGCTGCACCCCCAATTCCGTGCCGTTCTACCGGGATTTCCGCCTGGGTAAAAAGCCGGATACGTCTGATTTCCAACGATATCTGAGAAGTAACCCGGCTGCAAGCCTGTCTGATCTGCTTAATCTGAACGGCCCTGTCCAGACCGTTAACAACGCCTGTGCTTCGGGGACCGACGCCGTCGGCATTGCTGCAGGCTGGCTCCGGCAGGGGCTGTGTGATATGGCCCTGGCCGGCGGGGCCGATGAACTTTCCCGGGTGGCCTACAATGGATTTGCATCCCTGCAGATTCTGGATCATGCCCCGGCCAGGCCCTTTGATGAAAACCGTGGCGGTCTGAATCTGGGGGAGGGGGCCGGTATGCTGCTGATGGCATCTGAAAATATATCGAAAAGATTTCCTTGTCTGGGAAAGGTGGCAGGTTACGGAATCTGCAATGACCGGTATCATCTGGTGGCCCCGCATCCCCAGGGACGTGGACTTCAAGCCGCCCTTGACCAGGCCCTTTACTTCGCAAAATTCAGACCCGGGGATATCAGTTTTGTAAATGCCCATGGTACGGGCACCAGGGACAATGACCTTGTGGAGAGCCGGGTTCTTGCGGAAAAGCTGCCGGGGGTTCCTTTTTTTTCCACAAAGGGCAGTACCGGTCATACGTTGGGTGCTGCCGGTGCCATTGAAGCCATTTATACCCTGGCCTGCCTGAGCAGAGGGGAAATTGCGCCAAGCAAGGGGTTTGAACAGCCCGATTCTGATCTGCCCTGTTCTCCGGTTCGATCATGCCAGTCTGTTTCAGGACACATGGCCATCTCTGAATCCCTGGCCTTTGGCGGGCACAACAGCGTACTGGTTCTGGAAAAAGGAGACGACATATGACGATCTCCATCCGGGGAATCGGACCCCTGGGCGCTTTTGGCGCCGGAAGGTCAAGCCTTGCGGCAGCCCTGGATCTGAACGACACATCACAGGAGCCCCAAAACAGCCCCAAGGTTTTTAAAACAGATACCTCTGCTTTGTCAGGTTTTATTCCGGTTAGAAAGATGCGGCGTCTGGATCATTATGCCAACATGGTTCTGCTGTCCGCAGGCCTTGCCCTGGAAGATGCAGGCCTGACCAGCGAAGAAAAAAAACAGACCGGCATTATTCTTTCCACAGGGCACGGCCCCATTGAAACCGGCTTTTCCTTCCTGGAATCCTTTTTAGACAAGGGGGACAGCTTAAGCAAGCCCACGCGGTTTTCAACCTCGGTGCATACCTTTGCCGCGTCATCTTTGTCCTTGATTTTCGGCATTGACGGTCCTGTGCTTAATGTGGCGGATTTTAATCTGCCCTTTGTGTCGGCCATCATGACCGCTGTGACCTGGCTGAAAGAAGGACGGGTCTGCCATGTGCTTGTGGGTGGTGTGGATGAATTGAGCAATGCCGCCATGTACGCAGCACCTTGTCCGATGCCCGGAGAGGGGGGATGTTTTTTCGTCCTGTCCCGGGATTCGGATAGTGGGGTTCATCTGGCCCATGCCGACATTTTTAAGCCCGGAGCCACGGACCTGTCCTTTTTGAAAACCGGCTGTTTAATCGGCCGGGAACGGGATCGGGATACGCTTGGGGGCGTTTCAAGCCATGCGGTCCTCACCCATGAAACAATCTACGGCAGTTTTCCTTCGGCCACAGCCCTTGACCTTGCCTGTGCCGTAATTTTCCAGACCCGGTCCAATGCCGTTGAAGTGCACACCCCGGATGCCGGCCGGCAATTCGGCGCCATCCGCACCGGGCGTCTGTGGGGGGCACTCATGCTTTCCTGGGGTAATGCATGGAAAGGGCAGGGCAGTCGCAGCTATCCAAACCGCCCGGTGATATAGTCCTCGGTGAGCTGGTGCAAAGGATTTAAAAATATCTGGTCCGTGGGCCCGATTTCAATGAGATCGCCCTTGTGGAAATAGGCCGTACGCTGGGAAATCCGGGATGCCTGCTGCATGGAGTGGGTCACAATGGCAATGGTGTAATCCTGTTTGAGCTCATCGATAAGTTCCTCGATAATGGCCGTGGCAATGGGATCCAGGGAGGAGCAGGGCTCATCCATGAGAATCACCTCCGGATTCACCGCAATGGTCCTTGCGATGCACAGGCGCTGCTGCTGCCCGCCGGACAGGCTGGTGCCCGGCATGGCCAGGCGGTCCTTGACTTCGTTCCACAGACCGGCCCTTTTCAGGGAGCCCACAACCAGCTCATCTGTTTCGTCCCGGTTCTGGACAAGGCCGTGGATTCTCGGGCCATAGGCAATGTTGTCATAAATGGATTTGGGAAAGGGATTGGGTTTCTGAAACACCATGCCCACCTGGGCCCGTAACGGCACCACATCCACATCGCTGTCATATATGTTTTTTCCGTCCATCAGGATTTGTCCTGTGACAACACATCCTTCAATGGTGTCGTTCATCCGGTTCAGGCAGCGCAGGAATGTGGATTTGCCACACCCGGACGGCCCGATCATGGCAATCACCTCGTTGCAGCCGATATCAAGGGAAATATTGCTGATGGCTTTTTTTGAATCGTAATACACAGCCACATTTCGACAACTCATCCTGGGGTTTTCAACGACACTCTGCCCTACGGTTTCCCGCTCTGTCCGCTCGACCAGCGGATGCCGCCCGGGTCTTCTGGGCGGATTGGATGTAGTTTTTTCCTGATTCATCTTTATGTACAG is drawn from uncultured Desulfobacter sp. and contains these coding sequences:
- a CDS encoding phosphopantetheine-binding protein; this encodes MLEQELLKAIVDICDIQEITDDFPVDDPLIGPDSCLGLDSLDAIEIVVMVQDVYGIRLQGKDQAREILSTLKTLADFIRSKQEEGVA
- a CDS encoding beta-ketoacyl-ACP synthase III, with translation MTQSAYINDLSIFLPNAPVSNSEIEDVLGRINDIPSLTKAKMLANNKIEQRYYAIDPLTGTFTHTNAQLCARAVKGLKPYDGFKIDDIQMLCCGTTSPDVIMPGHGMMVAGELKVPPCEVASMAGICLSGMNALKYAQMAVASNASENAVCTGSELASSFMRANFFALEVDPRANIADQPILAFNADFLRWMLSDGAGAAFISNKPNENGISLRIEWIDMLSYAGELPTCMYAGGKQNQDGSIFGWRQADSCAAAAAENLLAVKQDTRLLGANIVKTMGRTLRQTAEKRQIKPEDIDWYLPHYSSHFFRDKFYQVMEEVGFKIPYEKWFTNLPYTGNIGSASIYVIMEELFKSGRLKKGEKLLCFIPESGRFSHCFMLLTVV
- a CDS encoding formate dehydrogenase accessory protein FdhE, which codes for MNQNERICHEKTPQGIQTALDSLAMNKPSLSSLAQAFGPVLVAKAEVTACLSENQVNIPDIPESEWVRFSKGVHLFAITGLMDFCREFKQAAHMILPPLAEAFPDIGSDIEAIHRNIEDDSLDADDCVQAFVTNYSGNLSALALQSVTSPDIFRFALAQIAEPFKQLQARAFAPLLKEHPWPHGHCPMCGSFPAVAGLMDDGEQTWLQCSVCAHEWHFRAHTCPRCENNNQRTIESIVDQNSPARDTERVDACQVCNSYLLTIDLTRQTDSVNMDVAAMGMMGLEDLAQKKGFAPQAQMLWNQKE
- a CDS encoding Uma2 family endonuclease; its protein translation is MTVQPKEENKMTPAQYLEMERSSLDIRHEFFNGEIFAMVGAKINHIRINVNLTGELRNKFKEENSSCEVLPNDMRVKIETGYVYPDIAISCGDAKFEDNAFDTLTNPVVIMEILSESTEAFDRGKKFAYYRTISTLQEYLLVSQDEYHVEQYIRREYGKWEYCSYKGADQILKIKSINCELPLSEIYWGIQFELS
- a CDS encoding beta-ketoacyl-[acyl-carrier-protein] synthase family protein, with amino-acid sequence MKCSTQKSRKTIVIGMGCVTAAGLTLEQNLEHLFSKDQNICLPSRFSTDHNPPYPVFEVRPLDSNSIYTPEQQGMISGLSLTCRFMIEAAAMAIVQAGLLPDWFESKRVGVCVGTSVGCTPNSVPFYRDFRLGKKPDTSDFQRYLRSNPAASLSDLLNLNGPVQTVNNACASGTDAVGIAAGWLRQGLCDMALAGGADELSRVAYNGFASLQILDHAPARPFDENRGGLNLGEGAGMLLMASENISKRFPCLGKVAGYGICNDRYHLVAPHPQGRGLQAALDQALYFAKFRPGDISFVNAHGTGTRDNDLVESRVLAEKLPGVPFFSTKGSTGHTLGAAGAIEAIYTLACLSRGEIAPSKGFEQPDSDLPCSPVRSCQSVSGHMAISESLAFGGHNSVLVLEKGDDI
- a CDS encoding beta-ketoacyl synthase N-terminal-like domain-containing protein; translation: MTISIRGIGPLGAFGAGRSSLAAALDLNDTSQEPQNSPKVFKTDTSALSGFIPVRKMRRLDHYANMVLLSAGLALEDAGLTSEEKKQTGIILSTGHGPIETGFSFLESFLDKGDSLSKPTRFSTSVHTFAASSLSLIFGIDGPVLNVADFNLPFVSAIMTAVTWLKEGRVCHVLVGGVDELSNAAMYAAPCPMPGEGGCFFVLSRDSDSGVHLAHADIFKPGATDLSFLKTGCLIGRERDRDTLGGVSSHAVLTHETIYGSFPSATALDLACAVIFQTRSNAVEVHTPDAGRQFGAIRTGRLWGALMLSWGNAWKGQGSRSYPNRPVI
- the pstB gene encoding phosphate ABC transporter ATP-binding protein PstB, translating into MNQEKTTSNPPRRPGRHPLVERTERETVGQSVVENPRMSCRNVAVYYDSKKAISNISLDIGCNEVIAMIGPSGCGKSTFLRCLNRMNDTIEGCVVTGQILMDGKNIYDSDVDVVPLRAQVGMVFQKPNPFPKSIYDNIAYGPRIHGLVQNRDETDELVVGSLKRAGLWNEVKDRLAMPGTSLSGGQQQRLCIARTIAVNPEVILMDEPCSSLDPIATAIIEELIDELKQDYTIAIVTHSMQQASRISQRTAYFHKGDLIEIGPTDQIFLNPLHQLTEDYITGRFG